CGACGACGGCACCGTCTACGTACGTACGGCTGAGGGAGAGCGGGCCGTCGGGTCCTGGAAGGCCGGCGAACCGGAAGAGGCACTCGCCTACTTCCATCGCAAGTTCGACGAGCTGGCCGGGCAGGTCGCCCTGCTGGAACAGCGGGTTCGCGGCACCGACCTGCCACCCGCCCAGGCCGAGGCGACGATCGTCAAGCTCCGTGAGGCGATCACCGACGCGCACGCGGTCGGCGATCTCGACGCGCTGCTGAACCGCCTCAACGCCCTCACGGAGCTGGTCGCCCAGCGCCGGGAGGAGGTCAAGGCCGCGCGCGACGTGGCCAGGGCCGAGGCCAAGGGCGTCAAGGAGCGGATCGTCGCCGAGGCCGAGCGCATCGCCGACGACACGACCCACTGGAAGACCGGTGGTGAGCGGCTGCGCCAGCTGATCGAGGAGTGGAAGGCCGCCGAGCGCATCGACCGGGTGACCGAGGCGGCGCTGTGGAAACGCCTCTCGGCGGCCCGTACGGCCTTCGCCAAGCGGCGCAAGGCCTACTTCGCGGGGCTGGACGAGCAGCGTGAGGGCGTGCGTTCCACCAAGGAGCGCATCGTGGCCGAGGCCGAGACGCTGGCCTCGTCCACCGACTGGGGCGCCACCGCGTCGGCCTACCGCGAGCTGATGCAGGAGTGGAAGACGGCCGGCAGGGCCTCCCGCGAGGTCGAGGACGAGCTCTGGGGCCGCTTCAAGGGCGCCCAGGACCAGTTCTTCCAGGCGCGTTCGGCCGTCTTCGCCGAGCGCGACGCCTCGCTGGCGGCCAACGCCGAGATCAAGGAGCAGCTCCTGGTCGAGGCGGAGAAGATCCTTCCGGTCACCGACGCCCGCGCCGCCCGGGGCGCCCTGCGCAACCTCCTGGAGCGCTGGGAGGCCGCGGGCCCGGTTCCGCGCGAGCAGCGTGACCGCCTGGAGGGTGGCCTGCGCAAGATCGACGAGGCGGTCCGCAAGGCCGAGGAGACGGAGTGGAAGCGCTCCAACCCCGAGGCCAGGGCCCGCGCCCAGAACACGGTCGACCAGCTGCGCAAGTCGATCGCGCAACTGGAGGGCCGCCTGGCCAAGGCCAGGGACGCGGGCAAGGACAAGGACGTCAAGGACGCCGAGGAGGCCCTGGCCGCCCGCCGTTCCTGGCTGGAGGAGGCGGAGCGCACGCTCGCCGAGTTCTCCTGACGCCCGTCACCGGCTGACGCGACCCGCGGGGCCGCGGGGACACTCCACACCACGGAGTGCTCCTCGCGGCCCCGTCGCCTGTGGCGGGGCGGCCCGAGGGAGCGCGTACGGAACGGATTGGGTGGGAGAGGCCTCAGGAACCGGCGCCGCTGACCCGGTAGACGTCGTAGACGCCCTGGATGTTGCGGACGGCCTTCAGGACGTGCCCCAGGTGCTTGGGGTCGCCCATCTCGAAGGTGAACTTGCTGATCGCCACCCTGTCCCTGGACGTCGTCACCGACGCCGACAGGATGTTGACGTGCTGGTCGGAGAGGGTGCGGGTCACGTCGGAGAGCAGGCGGGGCCGGTCGAGGGCCTCGACCTGCAGCGCGACCAGGAACACCGAGTCGTCGGCGGCGGACCAGGCGACCTCGACCAGGCGGTCGGGCTCGGACTGGAGCTGGTCCATGTTGGGACAGTTGGTGCGGTGCACCGACACGCCGTGCCCGCGGGTGACGAAACCAACGATCTCGTCGCCCGGTACGGGCGTGCAACATCGCGAGAGGCGTACCCAGACGTCGGAGTCGCCCGCGACGACCACTCCCGCGCCGCCGCTGCCGCGGGGGCGCCCGCGCAGCTTGGTCGGCACGGAGGTCTCGGCGATGTCGTCCTCGGCGCCCTCCACGCCCCCGATGGACGTCACGAGCTTCTGCACGACCGTCTGCGCGGCCACGTGGCCCTCGCCGACGGCCGCGTAGAGCGCGGA
This region of Streptosporangium sp. NBC_01495 genomic DNA includes:
- a CDS encoding DUF349 domain-containing protein; translation: MSTDPWGRVDDDGTVYVRTAEGERAVGSWKAGEPEEALAYFHRKFDELAGQVALLEQRVRGTDLPPAQAEATIVKLREAITDAHAVGDLDALLNRLNALTELVAQRREEVKAARDVARAEAKGVKERIVAEAERIADDTTHWKTGGERLRQLIEEWKAAERIDRVTEAALWKRLSAARTAFAKRRKAYFAGLDEQREGVRSTKERIVAEAETLASSTDWGATASAYRELMQEWKTAGRASREVEDELWGRFKGAQDQFFQARSAVFAERDASLAANAEIKEQLLVEAEKILPVTDARAARGALRNLLERWEAAGPVPREQRDRLEGGLRKIDEAVRKAEETEWKRSNPEARARAQNTVDQLRKSIAQLEGRLAKARDAGKDKDVKDAEEALAARRSWLEEAERTLAEFS